A window from Balaenoptera musculus isolate JJ_BM4_2016_0621 chromosome 8, mBalMus1.pri.v3, whole genome shotgun sequence encodes these proteins:
- the B3GAT3 gene encoding galactosylgalactosylxylosylprotein 3-beta-glucuronosyltransferase 3 isoform X1 — protein sequence MKLKLKNVFLAYFLVSIAGLLYALVQLGQPCDCLSPLRAAAEQLRQKDLRISQLQADLRRPPPAPAQPPEPEALPTIYVVTPTYARLVQKAELVRLSQTLSLVPRLHWLLVEDAEGPTPLVSGLLAASGLLFTHLAVLTPKAQRLREGEPGWVRPRGVEQRNRALDWLRSRGGAVAGEKDPPPPGTLGVVYFADDDNTYSRELFEEMRWTRGVSVWPVGLVGGLRFEGPRVQDGRVVGFHTAWEPNRPFPVDMAGFAVSLPLLLAKPNARFDATAPRGHLESSLLSHLVDPKDLEPRAANCTRVLVWHTRTEKPKMKQEEQLQRQGRGSDPAVEV from the exons ATGAAGCTGAAGCTGAAGAACGTGTTCCTCGCCTACTTCCTGGTGTCGATCGCCGGCCTCCTCTACGCGCTGGTGCAGCTCG GCCAGCCATGTGACTGCCTCTCTCCCCTGCGGGCAGCAGCAGAGCAGCTTCGGCAGAAGGATCTGAGGATTTCCCAGCTGCAAGCCGATCTCCGccgcccaccccctgcccctgcccagccccctgaACCTGAGGCTCTGCCTACTATCTATGTTGTTACCCCCACCTATGCCAG GCTGGTGCAGAAGGCGGAGCTGGTGCGGCTGTCCCAGACCCTAAGCCTGGTGCCCCGGCTGCACTGGCTGCTGGTAGAGGATGCTGAGGGCCCCACCCCACTGGTCTCGGGGCTACTGGCTGCCTCTGGCCTCCTCTTCACACACCTGGCGGTCCTCACCCCCAAGGCCCAGCGACTCCGGGAGGGCGAGCCAGGCTGGGTTCGGCCCCGAGGTGTAGAGCAACGGAACAGGGCCCTGGACTGGCTCCGGAGCAGAGGGGGTGCTGTGGCGGGAGAGAAGGATCCACCCCCACCAGGCACCCTGGGAGTCGTGTACTTTGCTGACGATGATAACACCTACAGCCGGGAGCTCTTTGAGGAG ATGCGCTGGACCCGTGGAGTCTCAGTGTGGCCAGTGGGGCTGGTGGGCGGCCTGCGATTCGAGGGCCCTCGCGTACAGGATGGCCGGGTTGTGGGCTTCCACACGGCATGGGAGCCCAATAGGCCCTTCCCAGTGGATATGGCGGGATTTGCTGTCTCCCTGCCCTTGCTGTTGGCTAAACCCAACGCCCGGTTTGATGCCACTGCTCCTCGGGGCCACCTGGAGAGCAGTCTCCTGAGCCACCTTGTAGATCCCAAGGACCTGGAGCCGCGGGCTGCCAACTGCACTCGG GTTCTGGTGTGGCATACGCGGACAGAGAAGCCCAAGATGAAGCAGGAGGAGCAGCTACAGCGGCAGGGCCGAGGCTCAGACCCAGCTGTCGAGGTGTGA
- the B3GAT3 gene encoding galactosylgalactosylxylosylprotein 3-beta-glucuronosyltransferase 3 isoform X3, translating into MKLKLKNVFLAYFLVSIAGLLYALVQLAEQLRQKDLRISQLQADLRRPPPAPAQPPEPEALPTIYVVTPTYARLVQKAELVRLSQTLSLVPRLHWLLVEDAEGPTPLVSGLLAASGLLFTHLAVLTPKAQRLREGEPGWVRPRGVEQRNRALDWLRSRGGAVAGEKDPPPPGTLGVVYFADDDNTYSRELFEEMRWTRGVSVWPVGLVGGLRFEGPRVQDGRVVGFHTAWEPNRPFPVDMAGFAVSLPLLLAKPNARFDATAPRGHLESSLLSHLVDPKDLEPRAANCTRVLVWHTRTEKPKMKQEEQLQRQGRGSDPAVEV; encoded by the exons ATGAAGCTGAAGCTGAAGAACGTGTTCCTCGCCTACTTCCTGGTGTCGATCGCCGGCCTCCTCTACGCGCTGGTGCAGCTCG CAGAGCAGCTTCGGCAGAAGGATCTGAGGATTTCCCAGCTGCAAGCCGATCTCCGccgcccaccccctgcccctgcccagccccctgaACCTGAGGCTCTGCCTACTATCTATGTTGTTACCCCCACCTATGCCAG GCTGGTGCAGAAGGCGGAGCTGGTGCGGCTGTCCCAGACCCTAAGCCTGGTGCCCCGGCTGCACTGGCTGCTGGTAGAGGATGCTGAGGGCCCCACCCCACTGGTCTCGGGGCTACTGGCTGCCTCTGGCCTCCTCTTCACACACCTGGCGGTCCTCACCCCCAAGGCCCAGCGACTCCGGGAGGGCGAGCCAGGCTGGGTTCGGCCCCGAGGTGTAGAGCAACGGAACAGGGCCCTGGACTGGCTCCGGAGCAGAGGGGGTGCTGTGGCGGGAGAGAAGGATCCACCCCCACCAGGCACCCTGGGAGTCGTGTACTTTGCTGACGATGATAACACCTACAGCCGGGAGCTCTTTGAGGAG ATGCGCTGGACCCGTGGAGTCTCAGTGTGGCCAGTGGGGCTGGTGGGCGGCCTGCGATTCGAGGGCCCTCGCGTACAGGATGGCCGGGTTGTGGGCTTCCACACGGCATGGGAGCCCAATAGGCCCTTCCCAGTGGATATGGCGGGATTTGCTGTCTCCCTGCCCTTGCTGTTGGCTAAACCCAACGCCCGGTTTGATGCCACTGCTCCTCGGGGCCACCTGGAGAGCAGTCTCCTGAGCCACCTTGTAGATCCCAAGGACCTGGAGCCGCGGGCTGCCAACTGCACTCGG GTTCTGGTGTGGCATACGCGGACAGAGAAGCCCAAGATGAAGCAGGAGGAGCAGCTACAGCGGCAGGGCCGAGGCTCAGACCCAGCTGTCGAGGTGTGA
- the B3GAT3 gene encoding galactosylgalactosylxylosylprotein 3-beta-glucuronosyltransferase 3 isoform X2 → MKLKLKNVFLAYFLVSIAGLLYALVQLAAEQLRQKDLRISQLQADLRRPPPAPAQPPEPEALPTIYVVTPTYARLVQKAELVRLSQTLSLVPRLHWLLVEDAEGPTPLVSGLLAASGLLFTHLAVLTPKAQRLREGEPGWVRPRGVEQRNRALDWLRSRGGAVAGEKDPPPPGTLGVVYFADDDNTYSRELFEEMRWTRGVSVWPVGLVGGLRFEGPRVQDGRVVGFHTAWEPNRPFPVDMAGFAVSLPLLLAKPNARFDATAPRGHLESSLLSHLVDPKDLEPRAANCTRVLVWHTRTEKPKMKQEEQLQRQGRGSDPAVEV, encoded by the exons ATGAAGCTGAAGCTGAAGAACGTGTTCCTCGCCTACTTCCTGGTGTCGATCGCCGGCCTCCTCTACGCGCTGGTGCAGCTCG CAGCAGAGCAGCTTCGGCAGAAGGATCTGAGGATTTCCCAGCTGCAAGCCGATCTCCGccgcccaccccctgcccctgcccagccccctgaACCTGAGGCTCTGCCTACTATCTATGTTGTTACCCCCACCTATGCCAG GCTGGTGCAGAAGGCGGAGCTGGTGCGGCTGTCCCAGACCCTAAGCCTGGTGCCCCGGCTGCACTGGCTGCTGGTAGAGGATGCTGAGGGCCCCACCCCACTGGTCTCGGGGCTACTGGCTGCCTCTGGCCTCCTCTTCACACACCTGGCGGTCCTCACCCCCAAGGCCCAGCGACTCCGGGAGGGCGAGCCAGGCTGGGTTCGGCCCCGAGGTGTAGAGCAACGGAACAGGGCCCTGGACTGGCTCCGGAGCAGAGGGGGTGCTGTGGCGGGAGAGAAGGATCCACCCCCACCAGGCACCCTGGGAGTCGTGTACTTTGCTGACGATGATAACACCTACAGCCGGGAGCTCTTTGAGGAG ATGCGCTGGACCCGTGGAGTCTCAGTGTGGCCAGTGGGGCTGGTGGGCGGCCTGCGATTCGAGGGCCCTCGCGTACAGGATGGCCGGGTTGTGGGCTTCCACACGGCATGGGAGCCCAATAGGCCCTTCCCAGTGGATATGGCGGGATTTGCTGTCTCCCTGCCCTTGCTGTTGGCTAAACCCAACGCCCGGTTTGATGCCACTGCTCCTCGGGGCCACCTGGAGAGCAGTCTCCTGAGCCACCTTGTAGATCCCAAGGACCTGGAGCCGCGGGCTGCCAACTGCACTCGG GTTCTGGTGTGGCATACGCGGACAGAGAAGCCCAAGATGAAGCAGGAGGAGCAGCTACAGCGGCAGGGCCGAGGCTCAGACCCAGCTGTCGAGGTGTGA